The Tenrec ecaudatus isolate mTenEca1 chromosome 9, mTenEca1.hap1, whole genome shotgun sequence genome window below encodes:
- the LOC142456335 gene encoding protein SET-like — MAPNRQSSSLPQMKKPKVQETPAPPKEEKEQLEAIEHIDEVQNEIDRLNEQASEEILKAEQKYNKLCQPFFQKRSELIAKIPNFGVTTFVNHAHVSALLEDEEALHYLTRAEVTEFEDIKSGYKIDFYFDENPYFENKVLSKEFHLNDSGDPSSKSTEIKWKSGKDLTKHSSQTQNKASRKGQHDGPESVFTWFTDQSDAGADELGEVIKDDIWPNPLQHYLVPDMDDEESEGEEDEEEEEEEGFRRY, encoded by the coding sequence ATGGCCCCTAACCGCCAGTCTTCAAGCCTGCCGCAAATGAAGAAGCCTAAGGTGCAGGAGACCCCGGCCCCccccaaggaagaaaaagaacagcTGGAAGCAATTGAACATATTGATGAGGTACAAAATGAAATAGACAGACTTAATGAACAAGCCAGTGAGGAGATTTTGAAAGCAGAACAGAAATATAACAAACTCTGCCAACCATTCTTTCAGAAGAGGTCAGAATTGATCGCCAAAATCCCAAATTTTGGGGTAACAACATTTGTCAACCATGCGCATGTGTCTGCATTGCTTGAGGATGAAGAGGCTCTGCATTATTTGACCAGAGCTGAAGTGACAGAATTTGAAGATATTAAATCAGGTTAcaaaatagatttttattttgatgaaaatccttactttgaaaataaagttctCTCCAAAGAATTTCATCTGAATGATAGTGGTGATCCATCTTCAAAATCAACTGAAATCAAATGGAAATCTGGAAAGGACTTGACGAAACATTCCAGTCAAACACAGAACAAAGCTAGCAGGAAGGGGCAGCATGACGGACCTGAGAGTGTCTTTACCTGGTTTACCGACCAGTCTGATGCCGGCGCCGATGAATTAGGAGAGGTCATCAAAGATGATATCTGGCCAAATCCATTACAGCACTATTTGGTTCCTGATATGGATGATGAGGAAAGTGAAggtgaagaagatgaagaagaagaagaagaagaagggtttAGAAGATATTGA